In a single window of the Nicotiana tomentosiformis chromosome 8, ASM39032v3, whole genome shotgun sequence genome:
- the LOC138898149 gene encoding uncharacterized protein — protein MAVTARSGRGGNATTSNQRKIMDDNVVVQEDEIPSNMVQANKEVIIDIDENVEETQEEVNPSREHMIDIPEPVVQKAKAPMQRPPPPYPQRLAKQNSKNQFKKCIDMMKSLSINFPLVEALEQMPGYAMFMKDLVTKKRSMNCETIKMTHQVSAIVHAMAQKLEDPDAFTIPCTIGRADFVQSSM, from the coding sequence atggccgtaacagcaaggagtggaagaggtggaaatgcaaccacctcaaatcaaagaaaaattatggatgATAATgtagtggttcaagaagatgagattccaagcaATATGGTTCAAGCTAATAAAGAAGTGATAATTGATATAGATGAGAATGtggaggagacccaagaagaagtgaacccgtctagggaacacatgattgacataccggaaccagtAGTGCAaaaggccaaggcaccaatgcaaaggcctcctcctccataccctcaaaggctcgccaagcaaaatagtaagaaccaattcaagaagtgtattgacatgatgaagagcttatccattaatTTTCCATTGGTTGAGGCATTAGAAcaaatgcctggttatgcaatgttcatgaaagatttggtgacaaagaaaagatcaatgaattgtgagactatcaagatgacacatcaagtgagtgctattgtgcacgcAATGGCTcagaaattggaagatcccgacgctttcacaatcccttgtactatTGGAAGAGCCGACTTTGtccaaagctctatgtga